Within Runella rosea, the genomic segment AATAAGAAGACGGAATCAACTTGGTGATCCGTATTTGTCTTTCAAGAGCCGCTTGCCCTACCAATCCCTCTCCCAGCGCATAAGACTGGGACACCTGAGCTGACAGAGCCACGGAGGCTTTCAGCGCCAGCTTTTCAGATTCGTCAAGTATATACATCCCTCCTGCTGGCAACTCCAGATAATCAGTAATGGATTTTAGGGCTGATTGGCCAAGGGCTTCCAATGTATTGATATTTTGAAGTGCGTCATTCAGAACCGTCAATCCCGCCAAATACCAACTCCTTTCTTTGATAGAATGGTTAAGTTCTTCCAACTCTTCCACATTTTTACTGAGTTGGTTTTCGATTTTTTTTCGGCTTTTAAACTCTAACGCATAAAAATACGTAAGCACGGCCGCCACCAAAAAGAGCAAAAATGTCCCTAAGACGGTCTTGCGAGTTAGATTTTCAATGAGCGTCTTTATGGAAGCCTCCCTTTTAGACAACTCATAACGCTCGGCAGTGTATATTTTTTTTACCAGCATCCGCACGTTGTCCATTTCTTTCTTCTCAAGTGCCGTAATTTCAATCAGGCTTTGCCGGTTCAGTCCACTGTCATTTTCTGAGGTCGAACTCCACAATTGTACTAATGATTGCACCGATTGCTGTATTTGGGCCAGTTGTGCAAGCTTTGGCGAGTTTTCCCTGAAAGAGTTCGTTAGGTTATCTTCCACTAGCCCAATGTTAATCTGGGCCTGATTCAATGACGATAGAAATCTTTTTTCGTTCGTGCTTCGATACGCACGTTGCCCCGTTTCTATATCGACGAGGAGTTTTTCCAGCGTTAGGAGCTGGTCAAGCGTTTCGTTTTTTTCTTTCACCCATTCCGCCTCCTCCACTTGACGCTGAATGGTATTAAAAAAAGAAATGCCTAAAAAGATACCAATCAGAATGGTAAAAGCTGATCCAATAAGCAGCCAAGCGGCAATTGTGAGTTTCATAATTTGAGCGTGCATCAGTCATTTTCAGCAAATGACGTCAATGGTGTTTAGCGTTAGAATGGGTAATCAGTACTACTGTTTTTCTAAATGTTACTAAACAAAATCAACGCCAAAGTTTTTCTATTGCTAAGAATATGCAAAAAAAACGCCTGTTGCTGGTCTTTATTCCGATTCAAAATACAGAAAATTCCTATTTATAACCACTTTAACCCAAAAAACAAAAATATTAGTAACAGAAAGTTATCAAGTGGTGATTATTTAGGTATATTTTACCCTGATTTTTTCAAATTATATGTCGGACAATTACTAAAAATCAACCATCTCTTCATGTCACAATCCCTCCAAACAGACGATTTTCGCTTCGATGGCACCCGTACATTCCACCATAAAAAAGCGGATACCAAAATAGAAGACCTTTACGACAACAAAGCCGACTACGCCGCCCAACTGGCTGATTTTCGGACTACCATCGACGAGCTCCAAAGTCTCATGTACGCCCATAATCGTTACGGGCTTTTGGTGATTTTTCAGGCCATGGATGCCGCTGGGAAAGACAGCACCATCAAGCACGTATTATCGGGGGTGAATCCTGTGGGGGTCAAAATCCAATCTTTCAAACGACCTTCCGACAACGAACTAGACCATGATTTTTTGTGGCGGCATTTGCTTTCACTACCCGAACGTGGCAACATTACCATCTTCAACCGGAGTCATTATGAAGAAGTATTGGTCGTAAAAGTACATCCCGAAATCCTGACCAAGTCGCAGCGGCTGCCCAAAGAATTGACCAATGATTTGGACAAAGTCTGGAAACAGCGCTACCAAGACATCGCTAATTTTGAAAAATACCTATATCACAACGGCATCCGGGTGATTAAGTTTTTCCTGAATATCTCACAGCAAGAACAGGGAAAGCAACTCATCGAACGCATTGAAGACCCTACCAAAAACTGGAAGTTTGAAGAAGACGACATCAAAGAACGCGCTTATTGGAAAGACTACATGAATGCCTATGAAGAAGCCATCAACGCCACCGCCACCGAAAAAGCCCCTTGGTACGTAGTCCCCGCCGACGACAAGAAAAATATGCGACTTATTGTGGGAAAAATTTTGATTGAAGAACTCAAAAACATGAATATGTCGTTTCCAGAAAGCACCCCTGAGCGGCACGCCGCCCTACAAAAACTCATTGCAACGATTCATGAGCAGGATGGAGGTGCGGAGTGATTAAACGAAAAGGCGAGCAGTTAGCTCGCCTTTTCAATGGATTTCTTATTTTTCATTTCTTCAATTACAGCCCTGAATCGCTGCCTGAAAGCTGCCGCCGGTACTGATGTTGGTTTGGAAACCTGGCAGGAGCAGTACTGCATTTTGCCCGTAATAATTGACCGTAGCGCCATCCCCTACTTTATTGGTGGCATTGATAAGCAAGCCTTTGGCAGTATTGGTTTGCCCGGGAGCAATATCCAACAGCGTGGAGTACAGATTCAATACCGCCGGACAAGGCGAGGGCAGTTTGTATTTCAGCAGAGAGAAATTGTTGACACCACTGGAGTAGTCATTCCACAAAAATGTGGTACCGTTGTCTGCGTATAATTCTACATACGTGAACAAATTGGAGCCACTGCTTGGCAGCGTTTCGATACGCAGTGAATCATTTACAACGCTGACCGAAAGTTTATAATAACCGTATACATTTCCCGAAGAAGCTACTTTGATATAGTATACTTTGTTGTTATGCACATAAGCATACCAGTCTGCATCATTTTTGGAATCAAGACACACTTCGGGACTAAGATAATTTGCCACTGAGATAATTGTAGCAGATGAGTAGGTATTATTAGGTTCTAAAGGGTCACATTCTAAAGTAACGGTGACAGCCCCCGCTGCTGTTGTACATCCGTTTACATCCATACATAGCGCCTCATAGACCGTAGTGCCATTGGGTACTAAAGTACGGGTAGCAGGAGCCGAACCATTATCCTTCCATTGGATAGTTCCGTTGCAGCCAGAGGCCGTTAAGGTTGTACTTTGGCCGAGCGATATCGAACTTGGCACTGCCGTGATTGTCGGTGGCGCCGGAGCGATACTATTGGTAATGGTCAATAACCCGATACTTTTCGGACTTGTATATACTGGGCCGGAAGAGGTCGCTACAAACCGATACGTACCCGAAGGAACGGATGCGGGAATCGTGACATTAGAAAAAGTGTACGATGAAAATCCCTTTAAAGAAGCCAAATTACTCATGACGACCGTTCCCGAAACCGCCTCTACCAGATGCAGTGACACTGTATTTTCTGAATAACAGCACAAATTGGGGGAATATTTTACCGTTACTCCTCCCCCACGGCAAATGGACGCCGACTTAAAATCAACCAGCAGGGGGCAGGTATAATATTTGTCTGATTCTGACTGGCACTCGCCGCTTTGAACCATCACAAAATATACTCCAGGTTGGTCGGTTGTTAAAGAGGAAGCATTCCCTCCCGATACGGGTAGGAAAGGACCATTGGAAGTGGGCGCATAATACCATTGGTACGAAAAAGAAGGGTCTGTAACGCTCGACAAAAGGGTAAAGTTACTGCCATCAGTACAATCTCCTGCACCGGTGCGGCTAATGAACGGTTTGGGAACACTACCTACCATAACTTCATAAGGGGCCGAGGTCACGTCATATCCATTTGGCCCCGTCACTCTCACGGTATAATTACCACTCACCGTAGCAGTATACCCATCACCTGTCCCTCCCGTAAAATTTCCATCACGGTACCACTGATAATTATATCCGGAAATAGGGTCAATATAGAGTGAAGCGACGGCACACTGCCTTGGAAAAGACATTTGTATTTGGAGAATTGGAATACAACCCGTGCTTGAAACGGTAAAATTATAACTGCTCACTACTGTTGTAAAATGAGGGTTGATGCCGGAGATCCTGATTTGAAAAGTACTGCCTATGGGAAGTGACGCAGGCACCCGCACTACCATAGGATTGGTCAACGAGTTAATGTTATAGGAAGAGATAAAATTGCCGTTAACGGAATTGTATAACGCTACATATAGATTTCTGCTACCGCCCCATGTACCGACGGTTGTATAAGGAATCTCCACCGAGCCCCCGGCGCAGGCATTCAGGCTGGTCGGGGTGGAAAGGCTAATCGTCGTGGCTGCATCAACAATTACATTGACCGTACCATTGGTGCCCCCACTGCCGCAACTGTTTCCAAAATCCGATATAAAATACGTCCGATTTTGTTCGGGCGTTACATTGAGCGTATACGTTGAATTGTTGGTGGTAACTCGCCGACGGTAAGTGCCGTCAGAGTACTGAAAAACAAAAGGAGGCTGCCCAGTCATAGTCACCGTCAACGGAACCGTTTGGCCGGGAGAAATGACCACGTCAGAGGTAGTACCACTAGTATTCGTAAGCGTTGCCGTTCCACTGTTGTTAAGGGAAACTGAGGAAGATTGGGCTGAGCAATATCCTGTTTTTTGGCGAACAACCACATAATAATAACCCACAGAAGTTGCCACATAACTTGCCGAGCTAGCGCCATTGATAGGGGAAGCATTTGCCTCGTTGAAGGGCTGATAATACCACTGATAATCATATACAGCGGCATCTGCCGGGGTGGCATTTAAGGTTATTGTGCCTCCATTGCAAACCGCACCGTTCGTAGGCGAAATGCTCACTGGCGGCATTGTCACCTCCACAGAAGTAGTGGCAGAGGTAGAATTGTAGCCGATAGCTGCATTGGCTACCTGTACTGTATAGGCCCCCGTTTGTGATGCGTTATAGTAACTGCCTGTTGCTTCTGGAATACTGCTCCCGTTTCGAAACCATTGATAGGCATAACCGCTGCCAGTTGGTGAGGCATTCAGCGATACACTTGCACACTGCACAGAAGAAGTGCCATTCTGAATGGTAGCGGTGGGCAAACACGCAGTACCCGTGACCGTCAATTGATAACTGCTCGTGACAGCACCAGAGTAAGGTAAGATTGAAGTTACCCTGACCCTGTAGGTTGCATTAAGGGCTAATGCCGTCGGAAGCCTATAGCGAATGGGGTTTTGTGAAAAATAACCCTGATAACTGTTTGATACATAGTTGTTATTGGCATCTGTCAATTCTACGTACAACTTTCGGTCATTGGTCCATGTTCCAGCAGTAGTGTACGGGATATCAATGGTACTGCCCGCACATACGTTCAGACTGGCCAGCGCAGTCAATGTCAATGAAGTAGTAGGATCCACCACGATAGTTACGGAACCGCTGCTGCTGTTATTAGTACAGTTATTCGATACAATACCAGTAAGATAATAGTTTCGGTTCTGTTCGGGCTGAACCATTATGAGGTGCGGATTAGCGGTCGCTGACATACTTTTATAATCGGACCCGTCATACAAATCAAATGTCCACGGCCCCTGTCCCGTAAAGGTAGCTTTCAGTTGGGCCGTGTTGCCGGGAGTAATCACTTGAGAGCTGCCGCCCAACAGCGTGGTAAGGGTCGCCGTGGCATAATTGGTCACATTAATAGAGCCTGATGCCGTGCAACCGCCTTTACTGTATTCTGCCTGATAAGAGCCCGTCGTTGTGGCTGTGTAGGCAGCACTGGTCGCCCCTGAAATCGGGACCCCGTTTTTATACCATTGCCAGCTACCGCCCGTTGTGGCCGAAGAGGCCGTCAAAACCGCCGAGGTATTACTTCCGCACAGTACGGTATTGAGAGAAGTTATCGTGACGGGTGCTGCAAGTAACGTAATGGTCTGTACCGCTGAAGAATCTGCGTAATTGGCCGTTGCGTTGGTTACTTTTACGTAATAATCACCCGATTGGTATGCCTCAAAGCTGGATGATGTGGCATTAGGGATGGGGACACCGTCGCGAAACCATTGATAATTATTGCTGCCACCCAAAAGGGAAATAGAAGCGCCAAGGTAAACTGAACTACAGCCCGGATTTGAAGGAGATATGTAAAGAATAGGCTTAGGAGCACAACCAATGCTATTGACGGTCAAAACATAAGAGCTTACAACAGGTCCTGCTACGCTGGCAGGTACAACAGGCAAAACCGCCACGCGGTACTGGTTGAAAGGAGTCACAAAGGCCGGAATGGTGACATACAGTGGATTGCCTGATTGACCAAATTGAGTGCTGATTGTCGAACCATCCTGTTCATTGATAAGATTGAGCGTAAAATTTTTCGGTCCAGACCATGTGCCTACGGTAGTATAAGGGATTTCGATGGTACTCCCAGCACATACATTCAAACTGCTAGGGGATTGTAAAGTAACAGATGTGGTGGCATCTACAACCACTCTTACATTCCCAACCAAATCGTTGCTGGAGGAGCCACACGAATTACTGCCAACGTTTGTCAGTTTATAGCGACGGTTTTGTTCAGGAGTAACGACCAATGTATAAGGATTTGCGGTTATGTTACTTAAAAATTTATTAGTGGTTCCGTCATTGTACGAAAAATAAAAAGGGCCTGTGCCCGTAAAGTTCACCTTCAATGAGGCACTTTGTCCAGGAGTGACGCTGATTATTCCACTGGGGTCATTGTTTTGATTAGTAAGGGTCGCATACGGAGTGGAGGCTACCCGAAACGGATTGGCAGTCGTGGTGGTGGTTCCTTCCGTCACGAGCACTCTGTAAAAACCCGTTGCGCTCGTCGTAAGCGTATCATTTGTTTGGCCTGATTGATTGGTATAGGTACAGGTCAGGCAGGAAGCGTATTGCCATTGGTAGGTGTACTGTGCTCCCTGCGGCTGCGCCACCAGCGTGGCGGAGGTATTGGCGTTGCACAAAATGGGATTTACGGATGAAATCGTTGCGGTAAAAGTAGACAGCGTTTCTTTTGGAGGTTTTGCTTTCCCATCTTTCAGGGCTTGCGCCCAAATCACCGCCAACTCCTCACTGTTGTCTGGGCAGGTTTCTACGCGTACTTTGGGAGAAGTCCCAGTCATTTGCGCATTACTGACCGTCACCGAATAGATTCCGGCCCGGCGCACCGGCAGAGTATTGGTGACCGTCGTTTCCAACGGTTGACCGTCCAAAAACCATTCATAGGAAAATCCTGGCTCGTGAAGAGTAGCCCGCAGAGTCATTTGGCTACCGTCGCAGAAATAGGGGGAGCCGGTAAGATTCTCAAGGCTGAGCTGAACATTAACAGACGTTTTTTCCTGGGCAGCGGCGGTAAAAGCGAAGAAGAAAATGAGGCAGTAGATAGAAAATTTTTGCATACGAAAATAAACGTAAATCGGCTTTAGGTGGAAGGCAAGACACCTGTAAAGGGTAAAAGTTAGACGAATGAAACTGCAAATAGATACTTATTTTTTAAAAATTATCCTCAAAGGGCCCATATTTCTCCACCCACTCTATTCATCATTAAGAAGCAATACCTTCAAACACAAAAACCACCTCCTATAGTAAAAAATAAAAGAAATCACCTCTCCTGCAACCCAATAAACAACATACTGATAATCAATAAATTTCAATACTTCGGATTACCATAATTATTCATTTCTCTACTAAAATGCCGAAACCTGACTCTGCATTCATACAAAAAAGCACCCCTGAGCGGCACGCCGCCCTGCAAAAACTCATCGAAACGATTCATGAGCAGGATAAAAGTGTGGAGTGAGTGGGCCAAAAACCTTCAGGCCTGACTTTCAGAGAAATGATGGGCGCGGATACCTAGATATTAATCTTGCCAATTTCGCCTCAATTCCCTCTTCCGTAATACCGCCATGATAACAAATCATCCGCTTGACTTCCAAACGCTTTATTTTTTTTACTGACTCCACCGCAGCCCCTAAATCTAGGGTAAAAGCGGGATTGGCGATTTCAAATTCATCATGCTCAATTACCAGCGCATCTGCCGCAATGAGCGTCTGGCTTTCTGGTACGTAAAGCGACACATGCCCCGGCATGTGGCCAGGAGTATTTATAAT encodes:
- a CDS encoding polyphosphate kinase 2 family protein, with protein sequence MSQSLQTDDFRFDGTRTFHHKKADTKIEDLYDNKADYAAQLADFRTTIDELQSLMYAHNRYGLLVIFQAMDAAGKDSTIKHVLSGVNPVGVKIQSFKRPSDNELDHDFLWRHLLSLPERGNITIFNRSHYEEVLVVKVHPEILTKSQRLPKELTNDLDKVWKQRYQDIANFEKYLYHNGIRVIKFFLNISQQEQGKQLIERIEDPTKNWKFEEDDIKERAYWKDYMNAYEEAINATATEKAPWYVVPADDKKNMRLIVGKILIEELKNMNMSFPESTPERHAALQKLIATIHEQDGGAE
- a CDS encoding 3-coathanger stack domain-containing protein; this translates as MQKFSIYCLIFFFAFTAAAQEKTSVNVQLSLENLTGSPYFCDGSQMTLRATLHEPGFSYEWFLDGQPLETTVTNTLPVRRAGIYSVTVSNAQMTGTSPKVRVETCPDNSEELAVIWAQALKDGKAKPPKETLSTFTATISSVNPILCNANTSATLVAQPQGAQYTYQWQYASCLTCTYTNQSGQTNDTLTTSATGFYRVLVTEGTTTTTANPFRVASTPYATLTNQNNDPSGIISVTPGQSASLKVNFTGTGPFYFSYNDGTTNKFLSNITANPYTLVVTPEQNRRYKLTNVGSNSCGSSSNDLVGNVRVVVDATTSVTLQSPSSLNVCAGSTIEIPYTTVGTWSGPKNFTLNLINEQDGSTISTQFGQSGNPLYVTIPAFVTPFNQYRVAVLPVVPASVAGPVVSSYVLTVNSIGCAPKPILYISPSNPGCSSVYLGASISLLGGSNNYQWFRDGVPIPNATSSSFEAYQSGDYYVKVTNATANYADSSAVQTITLLAAPVTITSLNTVLCGSNTSAVLTASSATTGGSWQWYKNGVPISGATSAAYTATTTGSYQAEYSKGGCTASGSINVTNYATATLTTLLGGSSQVITPGNTAQLKATFTGQGPWTFDLYDGSDYKSMSATANPHLIMVQPEQNRNYYLTGIVSNNCTNNSSSGSVTIVVDPTTSLTLTALASLNVCAGSTIDIPYTTAGTWTNDRKLYVELTDANNNYVSNSYQGYFSQNPIRYRLPTALALNATYRVRVTSILPYSGAVTSSYQLTVTGTACLPTATIQNGTSSVQCASVSLNASPTGSGYAYQWFRNGSSIPEATGSYYNASQTGAYTVQVANAAIGYNSTSATTSVEVTMPPVSISPTNGAVCNGGTITLNATPADAAVYDYQWYYQPFNEANASPINGASSASYVATSVGYYYVVVRQKTGYCSAQSSSVSLNNSGTATLTNTSGTTSDVVISPGQTVPLTVTMTGQPPFVFQYSDGTYRRRVTTNNSTYTLNVTPEQNRTYFISDFGNSCGSGGTNGTVNVIVDAATTISLSTPTSLNACAGGSVEIPYTTVGTWGGSRNLYVALYNSVNGNFISSYNINSLTNPMVVRVPASLPIGSTFQIRISGINPHFTTVVSSYNFTVSSTGCIPILQIQMSFPRQCAVASLYIDPISGYNYQWYRDGNFTGGTGDGYTATVSGNYTVRVTGPNGYDVTSAPYEVMVGSVPKPFISRTGAGDCTDGSNFTLLSSVTDPSFSYQWYYAPTSNGPFLPVSGGNASSLTTDQPGVYFVMVQSGECQSESDKYYTCPLLVDFKSASICRGGGVTVKYSPNLCCYSENTVSLHLVEAVSGTVVMSNLASLKGFSSYTFSNVTIPASVPSGTYRFVATSSGPVYTSPKSIGLLTITNSIAPAPPTITAVPSSISLGQSTTLTASGCNGTIQWKDNGSAPATRTLVPNGTTVYEALCMDVNGCTTAAGAVTVTLECDPLEPNNTYSSATIISVANYLSPEVCLDSKNDADWYAYVHNNKVYYIKVASSGNVYGYYKLSVSVVNDSLRIETLPSSGSNLFTYVELYADNGTTFLWNDYSSGVNNFSLLKYKLPSPCPAVLNLYSTLLDIAPGQTNTAKGLLINATNKVGDGATVNYYGQNAVLLLPGFQTNISTGGSFQAAIQGCN